Proteins encoded in a region of the Deefgea piscis genome:
- a CDS encoding DUF2164 domain-containing protein, with the protein MSIQIEKSLHPQLQHAIQRYCREELDTDIGELQATLVLDFVLREIGPHIYNQAIRDAQNHLAQQVESLPEHCFEVATGYWNKKPQR; encoded by the coding sequence ATGAGCATTCAAATCGAAAAATCACTCCATCCACAATTACAGCACGCCATTCAACGCTATTGCCGAGAAGAGCTCGACACCGACATTGGCGAGCTGCAAGCGACTTTGGTGCTGGATTTTGTACTGCGCGAAATTGGCCCACACATCTACAACCAAGCGATTCGCGACGCGCAAAACCATCTTGCGCAACAAGTGGAGTCGCTGCCTGAGCACTGTTTTGAAGTCGCCACTGGCTATTGGAACAAAAAACCCCAACGCTGA